Genomic DNA from Frondihabitans sp. PAMC 28766:
GCGGCAGCGCTCGAGCATGGCTCGCGGGTCGCCGCCGATGCCGATGTTGCCGTCGATCAGCAGCATCGTGCCCCAGTGGCCCTCGCGGGGCAACCGGTCGAACACGCTGCGGTTGAGCACCGGCAGGCCGGCTCGACCTGCGACGCGGACGGCGGCCTTCGAGACGTCGACGCCGAGGGCGACCAGCCCGAGGTCGGTCGCGGCCTGCACCATGCGGCCGGGGCCGCAGCCGATGTCGAGCACGGGGCCCGTCTCGGAGGCGAGGAGGGCGCGGTCGACGTCGTCGGCCTCGGCCATCCAGCGGCCGAGGTCGTAGTCGACGCCCGTGCGGCTGCTGCCGACGAGGGTCAGGCGACCTTCCCGGCCCAGCGCGTGGGCATAGGGCTCGGAGCCACCTGCTCCGAAGGTCGCCTCGCGGCCGGCGAGCAGGGTGTCGTCGATGACGATGCTCACTGGATGCCTCCTTCGGCATGACCGGTCGTCGATGCCGACACGGGCATGCGATCCATTGGATCGGTGGGGAGGGGAGCTATCACGTGAAGTAGTTCGGAGCGGAGCAGACGACGGTTGCCGTTCAGTACGGTTGTGACCGAAGCGTGATGCACTTTCAGGCTTTTCATTGATTCGAGCGTACGGCCGCACCGATGCCCGAGGATCGCCGAGACCTTACGAAGCGCGAACGGTCCCGTGATTCGGATGACTCTCCCCGGCACGGGCGGCATCATGGATATGTGTCTCTCGCCTCTGATGCCGCTGTGGCCGCGCCCCCTCGAAGCGTGCTGGTCGTCGAAGACGACCCCATCGTGGCCGAAGTGGTCGTCTCCTACCTGCGTCGCGGCGGGCATCTCGCCGGCATCGCGACCGACGGGCTCACCGCGGTCGTGCGCGTCCTCGACGAGCGACCCGACCTGATCCTCCTCGACCGCATGCTGCCCGGCATCGACGGGCTCGAGGTCTGCCGTCGCATCCGGGCCGTCACCGACGTGCCGATCATCATGCTGACCGCCTTGGGCGAGGAGCACGATCGCATCACCGGGCTCGAGGCCGGGGCCGACGACTACCTCGTCAAGCCGTTTTCGCCGCGCGAGCTGATGCTGCGCGTCGATGCCGTGCTGCGACGCACCACCACGCCATTCGAGCTGCAGGCCGTCGTCATGCAGGGCGGCTTCCGTCTCGACGCCTCGGCGCGCGAGATCACGCTCGAAGGCGAGCCGCTGACGCTCACGGTGCGCGAGTTCGACCTGTTGGCCTTTCTGATCCGGCATCCCGACCGAGTCTTTCGGCGCGAAGAGCTGCTGCGGGCCGTGTGGGGGTGGGAGGTCGGCGACCTCTCGACCGTGACCGTGCACGTGCGGCGGCTGCGCGAGAAGGTCGAGCAGGATGCGGGGGCGCCGGTCTGCCTCGTCACCGTCTGGGGTGTGGGCTATCGGTTCGTTCCCGGCGCTTCGGCCGTGTCGTGAACGGCGCCGCCGACTGGCTGCATGTCTCGCTCTGGGCGCTCGGTGCCGCCCTCGGCGTGGGCATCGTCGCCGCCGTGGTGCTGCGGCTGATGCGCCGGGCGTCGCTCGTGCTGCAGATCGTCGTGGTCGCCGTCGCAGCTGTCGGCTCGCTGGTGGGCGGCATGGTCATCGCCGCCGATCGCATGTACGTGTCGCAGGCCGACTTCGGCGTCTTCCTCTGGCTGGCCGCTGTCGCCGGGCTGGTGTCGGTCGCGCTCGCCGTGGTGCTCGGGGTGTCGCTCGTGCGCAACAGCCACGTGGTGATCGACCGTGCCCGCCGTCTCGGTGATCCTGCTGTCTCGGGTGCCGTGGCGGGGCGGCCCCTGTCGAACGAGTTCGCTGTTCTCGCTCGCGAGTTGGCGGCCTCAGACGAGCGCCTGTCGCGCTCGCGCGAGCGCGAGGCTCGCACCGAGGCGGCGCGGCGCGAGCTCGTCGCCTGGATCTCGCACGACCTCCGCACGCCCCTGGCCGGGCTGCGCGCCATGGGCGAGGCACTCGAAGACGGAGTCGCCGACGACCCCGCGCGTTACCACCGGCTGATGCTCGACCAGGTGGACCGTCTCGGAGGCATGGTCGACGACCTCTTCCAGCTCTCGACCATCCACGCGGGCGCGTTGCGTCTCGACAAGCAGACCATGAGCGTGGTCGAGCTGGTCGACGATCTCGTGGCGCAGCTCGGGCCGGTCGCCGCGAGCCACGGTGTCGCCGTCGTTGGCCGCGACGTGGCCGATCTCACTCTCGAGGCCGACCCGCGCGAGCTCGCCCGCGCGATGGCCAATCTCGCGATGAACAGCATCCGGCTCTCGCCGTCGGGCGCCGAGATCGTGATCTCGGCTGCGGCCGGCGACGATGACTTCGTGGTGCTCTCCGTGGCCGATTCGGCCGGCGGTATCCGCGAGACCGACCTCGGGCGCGTGTTCGAGGCGGGGTGGCGTGGCTCGGCCGCCCGGGCCGCCGGTGATGGGCCGCGGATGGTCGTAGCCAGCAGTGGCTTCGGTGCCGCGAGCGGGGGCGGTGCGACCGACAGCGGTGCCGGTGGGGGCAGTGCCGGTGAGGCCGCGAACCGCGCGAGAGCGGCCGGCGGGCGCCGTGCGGCCGGAGCGCAGGGTGGCGCCGGTCTCGGGCTGGCCATCGTGCAGGGCATCGCGGCAGCCCACGACGGGCGCGTGACGGTGCAGAACGTCGATGCCGGCTGCCGGTTCGACGTGTTCGTGCCGGTCTCGTCGGTGCGCTGAGCTCTCGGCCGAGCGGCGCGGCCTGTCACTCTGTCAGAAGGGCCCGATCGGCGGCCGGGGTGGTCCGCGGGCCACCTCGACGGGCTAGAGCGCGACGAGCTCAGAGCGCAGCTCGAGGCACTCGCGCAGCGTGTGCGCGAATCGCCCGTGCGGTGCCTGCCGGGCGACGGCCACCGCGTCGTGAATCGTGTCGACGTCGGTGAGTTCGGGCAGAAATTCGACGTCGAGGCCGGCCCGTGCGAGCCTGTTCAGCTGGTGGTTGCCGGTGTCGTTCTGCGACATGGGAACGCCGCGCAGCAGATCGCCGGTCGGTTCGCGCAGCCCGAGAGCCCAGAAGCCACCGTCGTTCGCGGGCCCGTACCAGGCGTCGGTGCCACTCGGCCATTCGTCGAACACCGGCGCGATCAGCGCCGACGTGATCTGCGGGGTGTCCATGCCGACCATCAGGGTCGGCCCGTCGACGGCGTCGAACATCGCGGCGAGGCGTTCGTCGAGGCCGCCGGAGACCTGCGGCATGATCTCGTAGCCGCGGGCAGCGGCCGGGGCGACCGTGCCGTCGAACAGCAGGATGCGACGGCGCGCCGGCAGGGCCGACACCGCCTCGAGGGTGTCGTCGAGTGCCGCCGCAGCGACTCGAGCCGCCTGCTCGAGCGTGAGCGGCGGGTTCAGCCGCGTCTTGACGCGACCGGGCAGGCACTCCTTGGCGATGACGACCAGCGTCGTCTCGGCGGCGCTCATCGTGCGTTCACCGCGGTGCGCTGGGCACCCGTCCGGGCGAGGCGCGCGGCGTCGGCCTTCGCCTCGCGTAACAGCCGTGACATGTCCTGCACGGCGCGGACGGTGCCGCGGAGGGTGCCGGTCACCTTGCTGCGGCCGACGCGAGGGGCGTAGGGGACGTCGAGTTCCAGGATCCTGAAGTCGGCCTGCGAGGCCCGCAGCACCATCTCGAGCGGGTAGCCGCTGCGGCGATCCTGCAGGTCGAGGGCCAGCAGGTCGCGGCGCCACGCGACCCGCATGGGGCCGAGGTCGTGCAGGGCGACCCCGCTCGCGCGACGCATGAGGCGGGCGAGCGCGACATTGGCGAGCCGTGCGTGGAGCGGCCACGCGCCGCGAGCGGTGGGGCGGCGGCGGCCGAGGGTGAGTTCGGCGTCGCCGCGGACGACGGGAGAGACGAGGTCAGGGAGGTCGAGGGGGTCCATCGAGGCGTCGGCGTCGCAGAAGGCGACGATCGGCGCGGTGGCGGCGAGGAGGCCTGCGTGAGCGGCGGCACCGAACCCGCGGCGCGACTCGGTGACGACCGTGGCGCCGTGCTCGCGCGCGACGGCGGCGCTGTCGTCGGTGGAGCCGTTGTCGACGACGATCGCCCGGTAGCCCTCGGGCAGACGCGAGAGCACCCAGGGCAGGGCCCCTTCTTCGTCGAGGGTGGGGAGGATGACGTCGACTTCGGCGGTGTTCATGGTGGAGCTCCTTGGTGTCGCAACCACCCCAGCGGCGGTTGCATCAGGTGTTCGGAGCGGCGGCCCACAGGGTGGGGTGCCGGCCCGAACTGGGGGCGGATCGGCGGGAAGGGGGGAGGGTCGCCCGGCGTCAGATCCCGGCGCGCAGCGGGGCCCTCGCGAACTCGAGCATGCCCTGGTCGAAGCTGACGGACGGCGCCCAACCGAGCTCGTCGCGGAGGCGAGCCGACGACGCCGTGATGTGGCGCACGTCGCCGGCGCGGTACTCACCCGTGACGACGGGGTCCGCACCACCGGCGGCCCGGGCGAGAGAGGCTGCCATCTCGCCGATCGTGTGCACGTGCCCCGAGCCGACGTTGAAAGTCCGGACGTTGTCGGCGGGCTGCGCCGCCGTCCAGCCCAGGGCTGCGATGTTGGCCGACGCGATGTCGCGCACGTGCACGAAGTCGCGGCGCTGGGCGCCGTCTTCGAACACTCGCGGCGCCTCGCCGCGCTGGAGGGCCGAGCGGAAGAGCGACGCGACGCCGGCGTAGGGGGTGTTCTGTGGCATGCCCGGCCCGTAGACATTGTGGTAGCGCAGCGACACCGCACGGCCGCCGGTCGACCGCGCCCACGAGGTCGCCAGGTGCTCTTGCGTGAGCTTCGTGATGGCGTAGACGTTGCGGGGGTCGAGCGGTGCGTCTTCAGAGATCAGCTCGGGCACGAGCAGGTCGCCGGCGTCGTCGCGCGGGTCGAAGACGCCGGCGTCGAGGTCGGCGATGCGCCGCGGCGCCGGTCTGACCAGGGCGCCCGAGGGGCTGCGGTAGGCGCCCTCGCCGTAGACCACCATCGACGACGCCTGGACGAGACGGTCGACGCCCGCGCGATCCATCGCGGCCAGCAGCGTCGCCGTGCCGAGCTCGTTGGACGAGACGTAGTCGGGCGCGTCTTGGAAGTCGACCCCGAGGCCGACCTTGGCAGCCTGGTGGCAGACGGCGTCGACGCCGTCGAGAACGGCATCGAGAGCCTCAGGATCACGGACGTCTCCGACCACGAGATCGACTCCCGCCGGCAGGGTGGGGGGCCCGCCGTGCACGTCGGAGCGCAGGCTGTCGAGCACCCGCACGGCCCACCCGTCGGCGAGGGCGGCCTCGACGACGGCGCCGCCGATGAAGCCGGCGCCGCCCGTGACGAGCAGGAGAGGCAGGGTCGCGCCGCCGGAAGCGCTCATGCTGCTGGCGATCGTCATGCGGGAGGCCTCGGGGCTCCGGAGACCGGGTGGGCGAGCACGTCGGCCACCGCGGCGGCAGGGATCAGCTCGCGCGGCGAGTAGTCGGCGGGCAGAGCTCGCACGATCCGCTCGATCGCGGCGACGATGCGCGGCTGCGCGTCGGCGAGGCGGCGCATGACGAGCTCGGCGCTGACGACTTCGTCAGCGCCCGAGCCATCGCCGTCGAGGTCACCCGGGGCCGAAGCAGCAGGCGCCGACCCCGCATCCCCGTCCGTCACGAACGACAGATTGACCGTGCCGAGGTTCAGCTCGAGCGCCAGCGGCACCTCGGGCGCCATCGTCATGTTGACCGTGTGCGCTCCGGCCTGGCGGTACCACAGCGACTCGGCGCGGGTGGAGAAACGCGGGCCCTGGATCACGACGCAGGTGCCGGACGAGCGCAGGGGGAGCCCCTCGGCGGTCAGCGCCTCGATCGCGGCACGACGGAGGGCGGGGTCGAACGGGTCGGCCGCGGCCAGGTGCTGCACGGATCCTGCGCCGTCGGCCGTAGCCCCTTCGAAGAAGGTGTCGGGCCGCCCCCAGGTGCGGTCGATGAACTGGTCGGTGACTACGAAGGTGCCCGGCGCGTAGTCGGGGTGCACGCCGC
This window encodes:
- a CDS encoding glycosyltransferase family 2 protein, giving the protein MNTAEVDVILPTLDEEGALPWVLSRLPEGYRAIVVDNGSTDDSAAVAREHGATVVTESRRGFGAAAHAGLLAATAPIVAFCDADASMDPLDLPDLVSPVVRGDAELTLGRRRPTARGAWPLHARLANVALARLMRRASGVALHDLGPMRVAWRRDLLALDLQDRRSGYPLEMVLRASQADFRILELDVPYAPRVGRSKVTGTLRGTVRAVQDMSRLLREAKADAARLARTGAQRTAVNAR
- a CDS encoding cell wall metabolism sensor histidine kinase WalK, which produces MNGAADWLHVSLWALGAALGVGIVAAVVLRLMRRASLVLQIVVVAVAAVGSLVGGMVIAADRMYVSQADFGVFLWLAAVAGLVSVALAVVLGVSLVRNSHVVIDRARRLGDPAVSGAVAGRPLSNEFAVLARELAASDERLSRSREREARTEAARRELVAWISHDLRTPLAGLRAMGEALEDGVADDPARYHRLMLDQVDRLGGMVDDLFQLSTIHAGALRLDKQTMSVVELVDDLVAQLGPVAASHGVAVVGRDVADLTLEADPRELARAMANLAMNSIRLSPSGAEIVISAAAGDDDFVVLSVADSAGGIRETDLGRVFEAGWRGSAARAAGDGPRMVVASSGFGAASGGGATDSGAGGGSAGEAANRARAAGGRRAAGAQGGAGLGLAIVQGIAAAHDGRVTVQNVDAGCRFDVFVPVSSVR
- a CDS encoding DUF2064 domain-containing protein, whose protein sequence is MSAAETTLVVIAKECLPGRVKTRLNPPLTLEQAARVAAAALDDTLEAVSALPARRRILLFDGTVAPAAARGYEIMPQVSGGLDERLAAMFDAVDGPTLMVGMDTPQITSALIAPVFDEWPSGTDAWYGPANDGGFWALGLREPTGDLLRGVPMSQNDTGNHQLNRLARAGLDVEFLPELTDVDTIHDAVAVARQAPHGRFAHTLRECLELRSELVAL
- a CDS encoding methyltransferase domain-containing protein, producing the protein MSIVIDDTLLAGREATFGAGGSEPYAHALGREGRLTLVGSSRTGVDYDLGRWMAEADDVDRALLASETGPVLDIGCGPGRMVQAATDLGLVALGVDVSKAAVRVAGRAGLPVLNRSVFDRLPREGHWGTMLLIDGNIGIGGDPRAMLERCRELLGRRGAAIVEVQSDDDVDETFMAHVVDDDGRSSSSFPWAELGTRALERHAAAAGFDLEQTWRVDGRTFCRLVCR
- a CDS encoding MTAP family purine nucleoside phosphorylase; translation: MAVIGGSGLYSLFPASSSESFTVDTPYGPTSSPVTVGELGGKRVAFLTRHGSDHSVPPHLIGYRANVWALASLGATAIVSSSAVGGVHPDYAPGTFVVTDQFIDRTWGRPDTFFEGATADGAGSVQHLAAADPFDPALRRAAIEALTAEGLPLRSSGTCVVIQGPRFSTRAESLWYRQAGAHTVNMTMAPEVPLALELNLGTVNLSFVTDGDAGSAPAASAPGDLDGDGSGADEVVSAELVMRRLADAQPRIVAAIERIVRALPADYSPRELIPAAAVADVLAHPVSGAPRPPA
- a CDS encoding response regulator transcription factor, coding for MSLASDAAVAAPPRSVLVVEDDPIVAEVVVSYLRRGGHLAGIATDGLTAVVRVLDERPDLILLDRMLPGIDGLEVCRRIRAVTDVPIIMLTALGEEHDRITGLEAGADDYLVKPFSPRELMLRVDAVLRRTTTPFELQAVVMQGGFRLDASAREITLEGEPLTLTVREFDLLAFLIRHPDRVFRREELLRAVWGWEVGDLSTVTVHVRRLREKVEQDAGAPVCLVTVWGVGYRFVPGASAVS
- a CDS encoding NAD(P)-dependent oxidoreductase, whose product is MTIASSMSASGGATLPLLLVTGGAGFIGGAVVEAALADGWAVRVLDSLRSDVHGGPPTLPAGVDLVVGDVRDPEALDAVLDGVDAVCHQAAKVGLGVDFQDAPDYVSSNELGTATLLAAMDRAGVDRLVQASSMVVYGEGAYRSPSGALVRPAPRRIADLDAGVFDPRDDAGDLLVPELISEDAPLDPRNVYAITKLTQEHLATSWARSTGGRAVSLRYHNVYGPGMPQNTPYAGVASLFRSALQRGEAPRVFEDGAQRRDFVHVRDIASANIAALGWTAAQPADNVRTFNVGSGHVHTIGEMAASLARAAGGADPVVTGEYRAGDVRHITASSARLRDELGWAPSVSFDQGMLEFARAPLRAGI